The following coding sequences lie in one Psychrobacter arenosus genomic window:
- the gatC gene encoding Asp-tRNA(Asn)/Glu-tRNA(Gln) amidotransferase subunit GatC: protein MSVQTTPANDSVSTDDILEVAKLARLGVDDSTASSYADDIDKILGIMKTISTVDTEGLTPLANIHEACQELRPDVPNPNIDRDKNQAMAPAVEQGLYLVPQVIE from the coding sequence ATGAGTGTGCAAACTACCCCTGCCAACGATAGCGTCAGTACTGATGACATTTTAGAAGTGGCCAAACTTGCCCGTTTGGGTGTGGATGACTCTACGGCTAGCAGCTACGCCGATGATATCGATAAGATCTTAGGCATCATGAAAACTATTAGCACTGTCGATACCGAGGGCTTAACCCCGCTAGCAAATATCCACGAAGCGTGCCAAGAGCTGCGCCCTGATGTGCCAAACCCGAATATCGATCGCGACAAGAACCAAGCGATGGCTCCTGCTGTTGAGCAAGGTCTCTATCTGGTCCCGCAAGTTATTGAATAA